The following are encoded together in the Kribbella sp. CA-293567 genome:
- a CDS encoding carbohydrate ABC transporter permease, whose translation MTTLPTDPAETVAAPALTAAGEEPAHPPSRPPGSTGKRPLRTTAWYATALFVCAVMIVPLLWMITIGLKSRNAVFELPPRLLPHEFSWRNFIDGPQAIHFPRLLLNSTIITALSVLGGVMTAMMAGYALARLRFPGRKLWFYLFVGSMLLPGVVGLIPLFQLYKSIGWYDTWLPLIVPAFFGGNPLFIFLARQYFLAIPYSIDEAAKIDGAGHLRIFVSVMLPLTRPAWITMAILAFQASWNDFLNPLVYLYSADKWPLSVGMAQFVSPFAGQTPNWSYYMATNLLYMLPPLILFFAAQRYFIQGLGSLGSTTQK comes from the coding sequence GTGACAACACTCCCGACTGACCCCGCCGAGACCGTGGCCGCCCCCGCGCTGACCGCGGCCGGCGAAGAGCCCGCACACCCGCCGTCACGGCCGCCCGGCAGTACGGGCAAACGGCCGCTGCGCACCACCGCGTGGTACGCGACCGCGTTGTTCGTCTGCGCGGTGATGATCGTCCCGTTGCTGTGGATGATCACGATCGGCCTGAAGAGCCGCAACGCCGTCTTCGAGCTGCCGCCGAGGCTGCTGCCGCACGAGTTCAGCTGGCGCAACTTCATCGACGGTCCGCAGGCCATCCACTTCCCGCGGCTGTTGCTCAACTCCACCATCATCACCGCGCTGAGCGTGCTGGGCGGCGTGATGACCGCGATGATGGCCGGCTACGCGCTGGCCCGGTTGCGCTTCCCGGGCCGCAAGCTGTGGTTCTACCTGTTCGTCGGCAGCATGCTGTTGCCCGGCGTGGTCGGGCTGATCCCGTTGTTCCAGCTGTACAAGTCGATCGGCTGGTACGACACCTGGCTGCCGCTGATCGTGCCGGCCTTCTTCGGCGGCAACCCGCTGTTCATCTTCCTGGCCCGGCAGTACTTCCTGGCCATCCCGTACTCGATCGACGAGGCGGCCAAGATCGACGGCGCCGGGCACCTGCGGATCTTCGTCTCGGTGATGCTGCCGCTGACCCGGCCGGCCTGGATCACGATGGCGATCCTCGCCTTCCAGGCGTCCTGGAACGACTTCCTCAACCCCTTGGTCTACCTGTACTCCGCCGACAAGTGGCCGTTGTCGGTCGGGATGGCGCAGTTCGTCTCGCCGTTCGCCGGCCAGACGCCGAACTGGAGCTACTACATGGCCACCAACCTGCTCTACATGCTGCCGCCGCTGATCCTCTTCTTCGCCGCGCAGCGCTACTTCATCCAGGGCCTCGGCTCGCTGGGCAGCACGACGCAGAAGTGA
- a CDS encoding ABC transporter substrate-binding protein produces MNRIIGTTLACAGLLTATAACGGSDSGGESDGPVTVTVMTWESPETNTAIKKALEGFKDDNIKVELVDTPSGGYGDKLASLTQAKKLPDLFWCGNDTEQQYTSQGLLVDWSKRLDSGDGELKADKFVGSAMENWKTGDGQMGGLPSLMNTYGVWYNADAFKAAGIAEPKGGWSWDEMYAAAGKLAGKNGAKYGLVADQLTSLDGPFTMSMYSVSAGGAPFTDNVNRPTKAEIDGKFTEGVEKLAAAIKSGAVAPPGYDASNVPALFSGGKVPMMFGGQWLAAGFQTDKPKIKYGFAPFPQVQTPTTLYDSVGICTPQYTKNEDASYKVLEYINTKVWDAVLPASPVAPPAYTPAQESYFSALTKAGQNTVVDTVKADLAAEKTVGVRFTTQWASQVGDLTTAMYQPILNGKKPVSDLQGYVGKINELIKSQG; encoded by the coding sequence GTGAACAGGATCATCGGTACCACCCTCGCCTGCGCGGGGTTGCTGACGGCAACGGCCGCGTGCGGCGGATCGGACTCCGGCGGGGAGTCGGACGGCCCGGTCACGGTGACCGTGATGACGTGGGAGTCCCCCGAGACGAACACCGCCATCAAGAAGGCGCTGGAAGGGTTCAAGGACGACAACATCAAGGTGGAACTGGTCGACACCCCGAGCGGCGGGTACGGCGACAAACTCGCGTCGCTGACCCAGGCGAAGAAGCTGCCGGACCTGTTCTGGTGCGGTAACGACACCGAGCAGCAGTACACCTCGCAGGGCCTGCTGGTCGACTGGTCGAAGCGGCTGGACAGCGGCGACGGCGAGTTGAAGGCCGACAAGTTCGTCGGTTCGGCGATGGAGAACTGGAAGACCGGCGACGGGCAGATGGGTGGTCTACCGTCGCTGATGAACACCTACGGCGTCTGGTACAACGCCGACGCCTTCAAGGCGGCCGGGATCGCGGAGCCGAAGGGCGGCTGGAGCTGGGACGAGATGTACGCCGCCGCCGGCAAGCTGGCCGGGAAGAACGGCGCGAAGTACGGGCTGGTCGCCGATCAGCTCACCTCGCTGGACGGACCGTTCACGATGAGCATGTACTCGGTGTCCGCTGGTGGCGCACCGTTCACCGACAACGTGAACCGCCCGACCAAGGCCGAGATCGACGGTAAGTTCACCGAGGGGGTGGAGAAGCTGGCGGCGGCGATCAAGTCCGGCGCGGTGGCGCCGCCCGGGTACGACGCCTCGAACGTGCCGGCGCTGTTCTCCGGTGGCAAGGTGCCGATGATGTTCGGCGGGCAGTGGCTGGCAGCGGGGTTCCAGACCGACAAGCCGAAGATCAAGTACGGGTTCGCGCCGTTCCCACAGGTGCAGACGCCGACCACGCTCTACGACTCGGTCGGGATCTGCACGCCGCAGTACACGAAGAACGAGGACGCGTCGTACAAGGTGCTCGAGTACATCAACACCAAGGTGTGGGATGCGGTCCTGCCGGCCTCCCCGGTCGCGCCGCCGGCCTACACGCCGGCGCAGGAGAGTTACTTCAGCGCTTTGACCAAGGCCGGGCAGAACACGGTCGTCGACACGGTCAAGGCCGATCTGGCCGCGGAGAAGACGGTCGGAGTGCGGTTCACGACGCAGTGGGCGTCGCAGGTCGGTGACCTCACGACGGCGATGTACCAGCCGATCCTCAACGGCAAGAAGCCGGTCTCGGACCTGCAGGGCTATGTCGGCAAGATCAACGAACTGATCAAGTCCCAGGGCTGA
- a CDS encoding CHAP domain-containing protein: protein MRTALLRTVSRITATALLGGVAVVSGATLPAYAATGTVVTDSGTGVTIRSGNATSFGAVGTQPNGSVQIDCQLYGEPVTGKFGRSIVWDHIPGKGFISDAYVNTGSTGLVAPLCATNPRADKAIAWYAARNGSTAFQGYCELAAENSYGKSGIWASAKADWNDAVARGVAHRGDLNPPKGALVFWDLAAPYGHVGVARGDGYFWATSVNGKIGLAKMPYFSKYLGWAWPNF from the coding sequence ATGCGGACCGCCCTCCTTCGCACCGTCTCCCGAATCACCGCCACCGCACTGCTCGGCGGCGTCGCCGTCGTCAGCGGCGCGACCCTCCCCGCGTACGCCGCGACCGGCACCGTCGTCACCGACTCCGGCACCGGCGTCACCATCCGCTCCGGCAACGCCACCAGTTTCGGGGCCGTCGGCACCCAGCCGAACGGCTCGGTCCAGATCGACTGCCAGCTCTACGGCGAGCCGGTGACCGGCAAGTTCGGCCGGAGCATCGTCTGGGACCACATCCCCGGCAAGGGCTTCATCTCCGACGCCTACGTCAACACCGGCAGCACCGGCCTGGTCGCTCCGCTCTGCGCGACCAACCCGCGAGCCGACAAGGCGATCGCCTGGTACGCCGCCCGGAACGGGTCGACCGCGTTCCAGGGGTACTGCGAACTGGCCGCCGAGAACTCCTACGGCAAGTCCGGCATCTGGGCCTCCGCCAAGGCTGACTGGAACGACGCCGTCGCCCGCGGCGTCGCCCACCGCGGCGACCTCAACCCACCCAAGGGCGCACTGGTCTTCTGGGACCTCGCCGCCCCCTACGGCCACGTCGGCGTCGCTCGCGGCGACGGCTACTTCTGGGCCACCAGCGTGAACGGCAAGATCGGGCTCGCCAAGATGCCGTACTTCAGCAAGTACCTGGGTTGGGCCTGGCCCAACTTCTGA
- a CDS encoding carbohydrate ABC transporter permease has protein sequence MSRNAGSDVRAGYLFIAPAIIGFTVFVAYPLVRSFYLALTKYNGLTDPVFVGLANFRRLFTVDPAFWPSLRATGYLVVLYVPLSLAIGLALAMFCNQRFAGVRIVRTLAYLPVVLPAVATITLWKFILDPQVGLLNTVLEKLHLPTSTWLQSPTMSMPSIVLVMLWGVGGTMIIFLAALQAVPTELYEAARVDGAGPYAVFFRITMPMISPIMLLQVILQTTAALQTFNQPKILTGGGPGFSTNVLMLSIYNNGFSNLGRIPQLGYASAQVWVLFILIIAVIALTAKFSSLWTYSDNTPD, from the coding sequence TTGAGCCGGAACGCCGGGTCGGATGTGCGGGCCGGCTATCTGTTCATCGCACCGGCCATCATCGGCTTCACCGTCTTCGTGGCCTATCCGCTGGTTCGCTCCTTTTATCTCGCCCTGACCAAATACAACGGGCTGACCGATCCGGTCTTCGTCGGGCTGGCCAACTTCCGCCGGCTGTTCACCGTCGATCCGGCGTTCTGGCCCTCGCTGCGCGCGACGGGGTACCTGGTGGTCCTCTACGTGCCGCTGTCGCTGGCGATCGGCCTGGCCCTGGCGATGTTCTGCAACCAGCGCTTCGCCGGCGTCCGGATCGTGCGGACGCTGGCCTATCTGCCGGTGGTCCTGCCCGCCGTCGCCACCATCACCTTGTGGAAGTTCATCCTGGACCCTCAGGTCGGACTGCTGAACACGGTGCTGGAGAAGCTGCACCTGCCGACCAGCACCTGGTTGCAGAGTCCCACGATGTCGATGCCGTCGATCGTGCTCGTGATGCTGTGGGGTGTCGGCGGCACGATGATCATCTTCCTGGCCGCGCTGCAGGCGGTGCCGACCGAGCTCTACGAGGCCGCTCGGGTGGACGGCGCCGGACCGTACGCCGTGTTCTTCCGGATCACGATGCCGATGATCAGTCCGATCATGCTGCTGCAGGTGATTCTGCAGACTACGGCGGCACTGCAGACCTTCAACCAACCCAAAATTCTGACCGGCGGCGGTCCCGGCTTCAGCACCAACGTGCTGATGCTGTCGATCTACAACAACGGGTTCTCCAACCTGGGCAGGATTCCGCAGCTCGGCTACGCCTCCGCCCAGGTATGGGTGCTGTTCATCCTGATCATCGCCGTGATCGCCCTGACCGCGAAGTTCTCCTCGCTCTGGACCTACAGTGACAACACTCCCGACTGA
- a CDS encoding LacI family DNA-binding transcriptional regulator has product MSETFPKDPESARPTMIDVAKRAGVGLGTVSRVVNGGAGVREETASRVRVAIDELGFQRNEVARALRPGKKSSSLALVLGDLTNPFYATIAKASLEVAGQDGFAVVLGSVDEDPEGERRAIQELIGRQVAGLMIVPDQGDHSFLRSAGVPVVFVDRPAHGIDADIVMVDNEGGGKLATDHLLQQGHRRIAILLAPSYYTTGRRLRGYRRACRAAGVEVDESLVIQLPEGTAEAAEKATRELMHRPDPPTALFASTNFLTEGVLRALRDVNGHSDAEPAEEPAVVGFDDFRLADMLPTPVTVVASDIAELGRTAARLLLDRAAKTDTRPPQRIVLPCRLIQRGSGERSVPK; this is encoded by the coding sequence GTGTCCGAAACGTTTCCAAAGGATCCCGAGTCAGCTCGGCCGACGATGATCGACGTGGCCAAGCGGGCCGGCGTGGGGTTGGGCACGGTCTCCCGGGTGGTGAACGGCGGGGCCGGTGTCCGGGAGGAGACCGCGAGCCGGGTCCGGGTCGCGATCGACGAACTGGGCTTCCAGCGCAACGAGGTCGCCCGGGCGCTGCGGCCGGGCAAGAAGTCGTCGAGTCTGGCCCTGGTGCTCGGTGACCTGACCAACCCGTTCTACGCGACCATCGCCAAGGCGTCCCTGGAGGTGGCCGGTCAGGACGGTTTCGCGGTCGTGCTCGGGTCGGTCGACGAGGACCCCGAGGGGGAACGGCGGGCGATCCAGGAGCTGATCGGACGCCAGGTCGCGGGCCTGATGATCGTGCCCGACCAGGGCGATCACTCGTTCCTGCGCAGCGCCGGCGTACCGGTGGTGTTCGTGGACCGGCCGGCGCACGGCATCGATGCCGACATCGTGATGGTCGACAACGAGGGCGGCGGCAAGCTGGCGACGGACCATCTGCTGCAGCAAGGGCATCGGCGGATCGCGATCCTGCTGGCGCCGTCGTACTACACGACCGGCCGGCGGCTGCGTGGTTACCGGCGGGCCTGCCGGGCGGCCGGCGTCGAGGTCGACGAGAGCCTGGTCATCCAGTTGCCGGAAGGTACGGCGGAGGCCGCCGAGAAGGCAACCCGCGAGCTGATGCACCGGCCGGACCCGCCCACCGCGCTCTTCGCCTCCACCAACTTCCTCACCGAGGGCGTACTGCGTGCGCTCCGCGATGTGAACGGTCACTCGGACGCGGAGCCCGCGGAGGAGCCCGCGGTGGTCGGCTTCGACGACTTCCGGCTGGCCGACATGCTGCCCACGCCGGTGACGGTCGTTGCCTCCGACATCGCCGAGCTCGGCCGGACGGCGGCCCGGCTGCTGCTCGACCGGGCTGCGAAGACCGACACCCGGCCACCGCAGCGGATCGTGCTGCCCTGCCGGCTGATTCAGCGTGGTTCGGGGGAGCGGTCCGTCCCGAAGTAG